One Myripristis murdjan chromosome 17, fMyrMur1.1, whole genome shotgun sequence DNA segment encodes these proteins:
- the cldn15la gene encoding claudin 15-like a produces MSTAVEVVGFLMCIASWLITGAALANDYWKVSTVSGSVIISQRQYENLWHSCAENSAGIAECRDFESLLALPAHVQACRALMILSLLLGLGCIIVSLLGLKCIKIGSATEQSKAKIAVTGGILSILSGLCTMVAVSWYASRVVEDFNNPFFGGVKFELGTGLFMGWGAACLGILGGALLCCACKRASSAGAKGGYYGAQSQKIYTPAARSEPESSKAYV; encoded by the exons ATGTCGACGGCTGTGGAAGTGGTCGGGTTCCTCATGTGCATAGCCAGCTGGCTCATCACCGGGGCGGCGCTGGCCAACGACTACTGGAAGGTTTCCACCGTGTCCGGCAGCGTCATCATCTCCCAGAGGCAGTACGAGAACCTGTGGCACTCCTGCGCCGAGAACAGCGCCGGCATCGCCGAGTGTCGAGACTTCGAGTCTCTGCTCGCTCTGCCCG cTCACGTCCAGGCGTGCCGCGCTCTGATGATCCTCTCCCTGCTGCTTGGCCTGGGCTGCATCATCGTCTCCCTGCTCGGCCTCAAGTGCATTAAGATCGGCTCGGCCACCGAGCAGTCCAAGGCCAAGATCGCCGTCACTGGCGGCATCCTGTCCATCCTCTCCG GTTTGTGCACCATGGTGGCGGTGTCCTGGTACGCCTCCAGAGTGGTGGAGGACTTCAACAACCCGTTCTTTGGCGGCGTGAA GTTTGAGCTGGGCACCGGCCTCTTCATGGGATGGGGCGCAGCCTGTCTGGGCATTCTGGGCggagctctgctctgctgcgcTTGTAAGAGAGCGTCCTCCGCTGGAGCCAAAGG AGGTTACTACGGTGCTCAGAGTCAGAAGATCTACACGCCTGCGGCCCGGTCTGAACCAGAGTCGTCCAAGGCTTACGTCtaa